The following proteins are encoded in a genomic region of Pseudodesulfovibrio mercurii:
- the dsrA gene encoding dissimilatory-type sulfite reductase subunit alpha, giving the protein MAKHKTPMLDQLESGPWPSFVSDIKQEADSRAKNEKGLDYQIPVDCPEDLLGVLEMSYEDGETHWKHGGIVGVFGYGGGVIGRYCDQPEKFPGVAHFHTVRVAQPNGKWYSTELLRSLVKIWELRGSGLTNMHGATGDIVFLGTTTPQLEEIFWELTHDLEIDLGGSGSNLRTPATCLGMSRCEYACYNTQELCYNLTQEYQDELHRPAFPYKFKFKFDGCPNGCVAAIARSDLSFIGTWKDQIKVNQEAVAAYVGGEIAPNAGAHAGRDWGAFDIQKEVVDLCPSKCITYADGKLTIDDKECVRCMHCINTMPRALKIGDERGCSILCGAKAPILDGPQMGSLLVPFMEVNKEDDYQSIKDLIENIWDWWMEEGKNRERIGETMKRLGMSALIDAAGVPVDARQVQEPRHNPYIFWKAEDVEGGWDRDINEFRKRHQR; this is encoded by the coding sequence ATGGCGAAACACAAAACTCCTATGTTGGATCAGCTGGAAAGCGGCCCGTGGCCCAGCTTTGTATCCGACATCAAACAGGAGGCTGACTCTCGAGCCAAGAACGAGAAGGGTCTGGATTACCAGATTCCCGTCGATTGCCCCGAAGATCTGCTGGGTGTTCTGGAAATGTCCTACGAGGACGGCGAGACCCACTGGAAGCACGGCGGCATCGTCGGCGTCTTCGGCTACGGCGGCGGCGTCATCGGCCGTTACTGTGACCAGCCGGAGAAGTTCCCCGGTGTTGCGCACTTCCACACCGTGCGCGTGGCCCAGCCCAACGGCAAATGGTACAGCACCGAGCTGCTGCGCAGCCTGGTCAAGATCTGGGAGCTCCGCGGCTCCGGCCTGACCAACATGCACGGCGCCACCGGCGACATCGTGTTCCTGGGCACCACCACCCCGCAGCTTGAGGAAATCTTCTGGGAACTGACCCATGACCTCGAGATCGACCTCGGCGGTTCCGGCTCCAACCTGCGTACCCCCGCCACCTGCCTCGGCATGTCCCGCTGCGAGTACGCCTGCTACAACACCCAGGAGCTGTGCTACAACCTGACCCAGGAATACCAGGACGAGCTCCATCGCCCGGCGTTCCCCTACAAGTTCAAGTTCAAGTTCGACGGTTGCCCGAACGGCTGCGTGGCCGCCATCGCCCGTTCCGACCTTTCCTTCATCGGTACCTGGAAAGACCAGATCAAGGTCAATCAGGAAGCCGTGGCCGCCTACGTCGGCGGCGAGATCGCTCCCAACGCCGGCGCCCATGCGGGCCGTGACTGGGGCGCGTTCGACATCCAGAAGGAAGTCGTGGACCTGTGTCCCTCCAAGTGCATTACCTACGCCGACGGCAAACTGACCATCGACGACAAGGAATGCGTCCGCTGCATGCACTGCATCAACACCATGCCTCGCGCGCTGAAGATCGGCGACGAGCGCGGCTGTTCGATCCTGTGCGGCGCCAAGGCCCCGATCCTCGACGGCCCGCAGATGGGCTCCCTGCTCGTTCCCTTCATGGAAGTGAACAAGGAAGACGACTACCAGTCCATCAAGGACCTCATCGAGAACATCTGGGATTGGTGGATGGAAGAGGGCAAGAACCGTGAGCGTATCGGTGAGACCATGAAGCGTCTGGGCATGTCCGCCCTGATCGACGCCGCCGGTGTCCCCGTGGATGCCCGCCAGGTCCAGGAGCCTCGCCACAACCCCTACATCTTCTGGAAAGCCGAAGACGTCGAAGGCGGTTGGGATCGGGATATCAACGAATTCCGCAAGCGCCACCAGCGCTAA
- the dsrB gene encoding dissimilatory-type sulfite reductase subunit beta, which produces MAFISSGYNPAKPMEGRISDIGPRHFGEYLPPVIKENFGKWDYHEIIESGILLHVAQSGAKTYTVRAGTARLMSVTHIREICDIADKFSGGYVRFTTRNNLEFQVETEEAAKELKKYLNDQKFPGGAHKFPVGGTGAGVTNIVHTQGWVHCHTPATDASGTVKATMDVVFDEFTSMKLPAPVRISMACCLNMCGAVHCSDIAILGIHRKPPLLDHKFLDNLCEIPLAVAACPTGAVRPSKIELDGETYKTVAVKQERCMFCGNCYTMCPSMPLADKDGDGIALMVGGKISNRITKPAFSKVVVPFIPNEPPRWPTMTKVIKKILDTYAADAHKYERLGDWANRIGWERFFEKCDLPFSEHLIDDFRDPAYYTWRQTTQFKW; this is translated from the coding sequence ATGGCTTTTATTTCTTCTGGGTACAATCCCGCAAAACCGATGGAAGGTCGGATTTCCGACATCGGACCTCGTCACTTCGGCGAGTACCTGCCCCCGGTTATCAAAGAGAACTTTGGTAAATGGGACTACCATGAGATCATCGAGTCCGGCATCCTGCTGCACGTGGCTCAGTCCGGCGCCAAGACCTACACCGTCCGCGCCGGTACCGCCCGCCTGATGTCCGTGACCCACATCCGTGAAATCTGCGACATCGCCGACAAGTTCTCCGGCGGCTATGTCCGTTTCACCACCCGTAACAACCTCGAGTTCCAGGTCGAGACCGAAGAGGCCGCCAAGGAACTGAAGAAGTACCTGAACGACCAGAAGTTCCCCGGCGGAGCCCACAAGTTCCCCGTCGGCGGCACCGGCGCCGGTGTGACGAACATCGTCCACACCCAGGGCTGGGTCCACTGCCACACCCCGGCGACCGACGCTTCCGGTACCGTCAAGGCGACCATGGACGTGGTCTTCGACGAGTTCACCAGCATGAAGCTGCCCGCCCCGGTGCGCATCTCCATGGCCTGCTGCCTGAACATGTGCGGCGCGGTGCACTGCTCCGACATCGCCATCCTGGGCATCCACCGCAAACCGCCGCTGCTCGACCACAAGTTCCTCGACAACCTGTGCGAGATCCCGCTGGCCGTTGCCGCCTGCCCCACCGGCGCTGTGCGTCCCTCCAAGATCGAGCTCGACGGTGAGACCTACAAGACCGTCGCGGTCAAGCAGGAGCGCTGCATGTTCTGCGGCAACTGCTACACCATGTGTCCCTCCATGCCCCTGGCTGACAAGGACGGCGACGGTATCGCCCTGATGGTCGGCGGCAAGATCTCCAACCGCATCACCAAGCCCGCCTTCTCCAAGGTCGTGGTTCCGTTCATCCCCAACGAGCCGCCTCGCTGGCCCACGATGACCAAGGTGATCAAAAAGATCCTCGACACCTACGCCGCCGACGCCCACAAGTACGAGCGTCTGGGCGACTGGGCCAACCGCATCGGTTGGGAGCGTTTCTTCGAGAAATGCGACCTGCCGTTCAGCGAGCATCTGATCGATGACTTCCGTGATCCGGCCTACTACACCTGGCGCCAGACCACGCAGTTCAAGTGGTAA
- a CDS encoding dissimilatory sulfite reductase D family protein gives MALDPVAAKAEIIKFCEEKSSSKTKFYFNDFTKLFPDEKSRDVKKLLTQLVQEEKMVFWSSGSTTMYGLAGVGKQAASEGEG, from the coding sequence ATGGCACTCGATCCCGTAGCTGCAAAAGCTGAAATCATCAAATTCTGCGAAGAGAAGTCCAGCAGTAAGACCAAGTTTTACTTCAACGACTTCACTAAGCTTTTCCCGGATGAGAAGAGCCGCGACGTGAAAAAACTCCTGACCCAGTTGGTTCAGGAAGAAAAGATGGTGTTCTGGTCCTCCGGGTCCACCACCATGTACGGTCTGGCCGGCGTCGGCAAGCAGGCCGCTTCCGAGGGCGAAGGTTAA
- a CDS encoding cobyrinate a,c-diamide synthase: MQNPLPRILLAGLSGGTGKTIVSLALARAFTRRGLTVAPFKKGPDYIDAQWLGLAANRPCSNLDPYFHTRDVIRSVFFHKSRGADVSLIEGNRGLFDGMNEQGTCSSAELARVLDAPVILAIDCTKMTRTVAAIVQGCAGFEPGLNLAGVILNRTAGERHRAVLRRSMETYCDVPVLGMLPKMRNPIPERHMGLMSDQEYDGAAHLDALADLAGEWLDLDGILAAADAAPDFGPAPGPIFSGPAAAKRARIGYVHDAALWFYYPENLEALEHAGAELVRLSLLDKAPWPEIDGLYLGGGFPEVFAERIAANRPALDHLRALSESGLPIYAECGGFMVLCETLEIHGGSHAMAGVFPLTTSFCPRPQGLGYTEAEVVEDTVFFPRGARVRGHEFHYSLCVSDGAADLRHGLRMLRGQGSALGRDGFLHRNTWAGYNHIHALAVPGWAERFVAAAAARRGSAR; this comes from the coding sequence GTGCAGAATCCCCTCCCGCGCATCCTCCTGGCCGGACTGTCCGGCGGCACCGGCAAGACCATCGTCTCCCTGGCGCTGGCCCGCGCCTTCACGCGCCGGGGCCTGACCGTGGCCCCGTTCAAGAAGGGCCCGGACTACATCGACGCCCAGTGGCTCGGCCTGGCCGCGAACCGGCCGTGTTCCAATCTGGACCCGTATTTCCACACCCGGGACGTCATCCGTTCCGTGTTCTTCCACAAGTCGCGCGGCGCGGACGTGAGCCTCATCGAGGGCAATCGGGGGCTGTTCGACGGCATGAACGAGCAGGGCACCTGCTCCAGCGCCGAGCTGGCCCGCGTGCTCGACGCCCCGGTGATCCTGGCCATCGACTGCACCAAGATGACCCGCACCGTGGCCGCCATCGTTCAGGGGTGCGCCGGGTTCGAGCCCGGCCTGAACCTGGCGGGCGTGATCCTCAACCGCACGGCGGGCGAGCGCCATCGCGCCGTGCTGCGCCGGTCCATGGAGACCTATTGCGACGTGCCCGTGCTGGGCATGCTCCCCAAGATGCGAAATCCCATCCCCGAGCGGCACATGGGCCTCATGTCCGACCAGGAATACGACGGGGCCGCCCATCTGGACGCATTGGCCGACCTGGCCGGGGAGTGGCTGGACCTGGACGGCATCCTGGCGGCGGCGGACGCGGCCCCGGACTTCGGCCCCGCGCCCGGCCCGATCTTTTCCGGTCCGGCGGCGGCCAAACGGGCGCGCATCGGCTACGTGCACGACGCGGCTCTGTGGTTCTACTATCCCGAGAACCTGGAGGCCCTGGAGCACGCCGGGGCCGAGCTGGTCCGGTTGAGCCTCCTGGACAAGGCGCCCTGGCCCGAGATCGACGGGCTGTACCTGGGCGGAGGGTTCCCCGAGGTCTTTGCCGAGCGCATCGCGGCCAACCGGCCCGCGCTGGACCACCTGCGCGCCCTGTCCGAGTCCGGCCTGCCCATCTACGCCGAGTGCGGCGGGTTCATGGTCCTGTGCGAGACCCTGGAGATCCACGGCGGGAGCCACGCCATGGCGGGCGTCTTTCCCCTGACCACCTCCTTCTGCCCCCGGCCCCAGGGGCTCGGCTACACCGAGGCCGAGGTGGTCGAGGACACGGTCTTCTTCCCCAGGGGCGCGCGCGTCCGGGGTCATGAATTTCATTATTCCCTGTGCGTGTCCGACGGCGCGGCCGACCTGCGCCACGGGTTGCGCATGCTCCGGGGCCAGGGCAGCGCGCTGGGCCGGGACGGGTTTCTGCACAGGAACACCTGGGCCGGATACAACCACATCCACGCCCTGGCCGTGCCCGGCTGGGCGGAACGGTTCGTGGCCGCGGCTGCGGCGCGGCGCGGCTCGGCCCGGTAA
- a CDS encoding DegT/DnrJ/EryC1/StrS family aminotransferase has product MSIPFIDLKTQYRQIEDQIKHNIDAVLERGAYIMGPEIGELESKLAEYAGVDHAVSCSSGTDALLMALMALGVGPGDAIFTTPFTFIATAEVVALLGATPVFVDIDPVTFNIDPDDLRRKIRFVKENRKDLTAKGVIAVDIFGQPADYDAIEPLAHNSGLFLVVDAAQSFGATCQGRSVCSLGDLACTSFFPAKPLGCYGDGGMVFAHNEALHKLLISIRVHGMGEHKYDNDRLGLTARMDSMQAAVLLAKFEIFPGEIEKRQEVAARYAALLSEVDGLTPPSVPEGNVSVWAQYCVLARDTEQRTEVMGRLAEASIPSVIYYPKPLHLQKAFADLGYKPGDFPVSEDTASRIFALPMHPYLTAEAQEAIVKVIKG; this is encoded by the coding sequence ATGAGCATACCTTTCATCGATCTGAAAACGCAGTATCGGCAGATCGAGGACCAGATCAAACACAATATCGACGCGGTCCTGGAACGCGGGGCCTACATCATGGGCCCGGAGATCGGCGAGCTGGAAAGCAAGCTGGCCGAGTACGCCGGGGTGGACCACGCCGTGAGCTGCTCGTCGGGCACCGACGCCCTGCTCATGGCCCTCATGGCCCTGGGCGTGGGGCCGGGCGACGCCATCTTCACCACGCCGTTCACCTTCATCGCCACGGCCGAGGTGGTCGCCCTGCTCGGCGCGACCCCGGTCTTCGTGGACATCGACCCCGTGACCTTCAACATCGACCCCGACGACCTGCGGCGCAAGATCCGCTTCGTCAAGGAGAATCGCAAGGACCTGACCGCCAAGGGTGTCATCGCCGTGGACATCTTCGGCCAGCCCGCGGACTACGACGCCATCGAGCCCCTGGCCCACAACTCCGGCCTGTTCCTGGTGGTGGACGCGGCCCAGTCCTTCGGCGCGACCTGCCAGGGCCGCTCGGTCTGTTCCCTGGGCGACCTGGCCTGCACCTCCTTTTTCCCGGCCAAGCCGCTCGGCTGCTACGGCGACGGCGGCATGGTCTTCGCCCACAACGAGGCCCTGCACAAACTGCTGATCTCCATCCGCGTGCACGGCATGGGCGAGCACAAGTACGACAACGACCGGCTGGGACTGACCGCGCGCATGGACTCCATGCAGGCGGCCGTGCTCCTGGCCAAGTTCGAGATTTTCCCCGGCGAGATCGAGAAGCGCCAGGAAGTGGCCGCGCGCTATGCCGCGCTGCTGTCCGAGGTGGACGGCCTGACCCCGCCGTCCGTGCCCGAGGGCAATGTCTCGGTCTGGGCCCAGTACTGCGTCCTGGCCCGGGACACCGAGCAGCGCACCGAGGTCATGGGCAGGCTGGCCGAGGCGTCCATCCCGTCGGTCATCTACTATCCCAAGCCGCTGCACCTGCAGAAGGCCTTCGCCGACCTGGGCTACAAACCCGGCGACTTCCCGGTGTCCGAGGACACGGCCTCGCGCATCTTCGCCCTGCCCATGCATCCCTATCTGACCGCCGAGGCCCAGGAGGCCATCGTCAAGGTCATCAAGGGGTAG
- a CDS encoding peptidylprolyl isomerase gives MIKMETSMGDIVIELDFDKAPKTAANFQQYVEEGFYDGLIFHRVIDNFMIQGGGMDKNMKEKATRAPIKNEANNGLTNDKYTLAMARTMDPHSASSQFFINVKDNGFLNFSSETPQGWGYAVFGKVVEGQDVVDKIKGVATGRHGFHDDVPAEPVLIEKASVVE, from the coding sequence ATGATCAAGATGGAAACCAGCATGGGCGACATCGTCATCGAACTCGATTTCGACAAGGCCCCCAAGACCGCGGCCAATTTCCAGCAGTACGTGGAGGAGGGCTTCTATGACGGCCTGATCTTCCACCGCGTCATCGACAACTTCATGATCCAGGGCGGCGGCATGGACAAGAACATGAAGGAAAAGGCGACCCGCGCGCCCATCAAGAACGAGGCCAACAACGGCCTGACCAACGACAAATACACCCTGGCCATGGCCCGGACCATGGACCCGCACTCCGCGTCGTCCCAGTTCTTCATCAACGTCAAGGACAACGGCTTCCTGAACTTCTCCTCCGAGACCCCCCAGGGCTGGGGCTACGCCGTGTTCGGCAAGGTCGTGGAGGGCCAGGACGTGGTGGACAAGATCAAGGGCGTGGCCACCGGCCGCCACGGTTTCCACGACGATGTCCCGGCCGAGCCGGTGCTCATCGAGAAGGCCTCCGTGGTCGAATAG
- a CDS encoding ABC transporter ATP-binding protein, whose translation MTTTPLLEVENLYVKYGNIEALHGISFTVGEGEIVTLIGANGAGKSTTLMSIAQLPPPEAPKVIKGDIRFKGQSILGMSADKVVSDLHTALVPEGRHIFGNLTVEENLTLATYSRKDGQGEIDRDYKRVYTLFPRLDERKKQRSESLSGGEQQMLAVGRALMSGCRVIMLDEPSMGLAPLLMYDMFRTLKELNEEGMTILLIEQNANLALKFAHRGYVIDTGEIVAQGSSAQLMEDPEVKRAYLGG comes from the coding sequence ATGACCACCACTCCCTTACTCGAAGTCGAAAACCTCTACGTCAAGTACGGCAACATCGAGGCCCTGCACGGCATCTCCTTCACCGTGGGCGAGGGCGAGATCGTCACCCTCATCGGCGCCAACGGCGCGGGCAAGTCCACCACGCTCATGTCCATCGCCCAGCTGCCCCCGCCCGAGGCCCCCAAGGTCATCAAGGGCGACATCCGCTTCAAGGGCCAGTCCATCCTGGGCATGTCCGCGGACAAGGTCGTCTCGGACCTGCACACGGCCCTGGTCCCCGAGGGACGCCACATCTTCGGCAACCTGACCGTGGAGGAGAACCTCACGCTGGCCACCTATTCCCGCAAGGACGGGCAGGGCGAGATCGACCGCGACTACAAGCGCGTCTACACCCTGTTCCCGCGCCTGGACGAGCGCAAGAAGCAGCGCTCCGAGTCCCTGTCCGGCGGCGAGCAGCAGATGCTCGCCGTGGGCCGCGCGCTCATGTCCGGCTGCCGGGTTATCATGCTCGACGAGCCGTCCATGGGGCTCGCCCCCCTGCTCATGTACGACATGTTCCGGACCCTCAAGGAGCTGAACGAGGAGGGCATGACCATCCTGCTCATCGAGCAGAACGCCAACCTGGCCCTCAAGTTCGCCCACCGGGGCTACGTCATCGACACCGGCGAGATCGTGGCCCAGGGCTCGTCCGCCCAGCTCATGGAGGACCCCGAGGTCAAGCGGGCCTACCTCGGCGGCTAG
- a CDS encoding ABC transporter ATP-binding protein: MSLLKIDSLTQRFGGLQAVSEFSVDMQGGELMGLIGPNGAGKTTIFNLISGFYQPTEGTITFDGKPTKGLKPHQVTSMGIARTFQNIRLWHDMTVLDNIRIAQHYRLGYSVWDSVIRGKKYRKREERILEIAEKLLDAMSLTEVAMELPKNLPYGLQRRVEIARAMSIRPKLLLLDEPAAGLNSKDVEDLITLVRWIHEHFDITIFMIEHQMKVVTSLCQWIKVIDFGSTIAEGTPEDIQSNPAVIKAYLGDDNI; encoded by the coding sequence ATGTCACTGCTTAAAATAGACAGCCTCACCCAGCGGTTCGGCGGCCTCCAGGCGGTCTCCGAGTTCTCCGTGGACATGCAGGGCGGCGAATTGATGGGCCTCATCGGCCCCAACGGCGCGGGCAAGACCACCATCTTCAACCTCATCTCCGGCTTCTACCAGCCCACCGAGGGGACCATCACCTTCGACGGCAAGCCCACCAAGGGGCTCAAGCCCCACCAGGTCACCTCCATGGGCATCGCCCGGACCTTCCAGAACATCCGCCTGTGGCACGACATGACCGTGCTGGACAACATCCGCATCGCCCAGCACTACCGGCTCGGTTACTCGGTCTGGGATTCGGTCATCCGGGGCAAGAAATACCGCAAGCGCGAGGAGCGCATCCTGGAGATCGCCGAGAAGCTGCTCGATGCCATGTCCCTGACCGAAGTGGCCATGGAGCTGCCCAAGAACCTGCCCTACGGCCTGCAGCGCCGTGTGGAGATCGCCCGGGCCATGTCCATCCGGCCCAAGCTGCTGCTCCTGGACGAGCCCGCTGCGGGCCTGAACTCCAAGGACGTGGAGGACCTGATCACCCTGGTCCGCTGGATCCACGAGCACTTCGACATCACCATCTTCATGATCGAGCATCAGATGAAGGTCGTCACCTCCCTGTGCCAGTGGATCAAGGTCATCGACTTCGGCTCGACCATCGCCGAGGGCACCCCCGAAGACATCCAGAGCAACCCGGCCGTCATCAAGGCCTATCTTGGAGACGACAACATATGA
- a CDS encoding branched-chain amino acid ABC transporter permease, which produces MQKYSLNVLMVLVAVVLLVLAQYRILDNYIQAVIMFGGINIMMSTSLNLVNGNMGEFTCGHAAFMCVGAYVASLLSVLCFGNKFGDPLLPAAASYFVFPVIILMGGAVAALSSILVALPSFKTRDDYLAIITIAVNYMVISAIENMDWIGGSRGFQGMKDTVWAMVDSTPSWLAGDNDFPWVLLFVILFTAFDIWVIRRFITSTYGKGVNAVCQDETAAEIMSVNTNKIKTVNFMISAGLAGCAGGLFAHVVGYVNPQSFNILKSTEAMVMVYLGGMGSLSGAVISAVVFTFLLEVLRSQALIDFLLAPATFVFPDWEPSAGVIKWVLIPLLLVLIMQFRPEGIMGNKELSDVFPKLKKYYTFK; this is translated from the coding sequence ATGCAGAAATACTCTCTCAACGTCCTCATGGTCCTGGTGGCCGTGGTCCTGCTGGTCCTGGCCCAGTACCGCATCCTCGACAACTACATCCAGGCGGTCATCATGTTCGGCGGCATCAACATCATGATGTCCACCTCGCTGAACCTGGTGAACGGCAACATGGGCGAATTCACCTGCGGGCACGCGGCCTTCATGTGCGTGGGGGCCTACGTGGCCTCCCTGCTGTCCGTGCTCTGCTTCGGCAACAAGTTCGGCGACCCGCTGCTGCCCGCGGCGGCCTCCTACTTCGTCTTCCCGGTCATCATCCTGATGGGCGGCGCGGTGGCGGCCCTGTCCTCGATCCTGGTGGCCCTGCCCTCGTTCAAGACCCGCGACGACTACCTGGCCATCATCACCATCGCGGTCAACTACATGGTCATCTCGGCCATCGAGAACATGGACTGGATCGGCGGCTCGCGCGGCTTCCAGGGCATGAAGGACACGGTCTGGGCCATGGTCGATTCCACCCCGTCCTGGCTGGCCGGGGACAACGACTTCCCCTGGGTCCTGCTCTTCGTCATCCTGTTCACCGCCTTCGACATCTGGGTCATCCGGCGGTTCATCACCTCGACCTACGGCAAGGGCGTCAACGCCGTGTGCCAGGACGAGACCGCGGCCGAGATCATGTCGGTCAACACCAACAAGATCAAAACCGTGAACTTCATGATCTCGGCGGGTCTGGCCGGATGCGCGGGCGGCCTGTTCGCCCACGTGGTCGGCTACGTCAACCCGCAGTCCTTCAACATCCTCAAGTCCACCGAGGCCATGGTCATGGTCTACCTGGGCGGCATGGGGTCGCTCTCGGGCGCGGTCATCTCGGCGGTGGTCTTCACCTTCCTGCTCGAGGTCCTGCGCTCCCAGGCGCTCATCGACTTCCTGCTGGCCCCGGCCACCTTCGTGTTCCCGGACTGGGAGCCGTCGGCGGGCGTCATCAAGTGGGTCCTCATCCCCCTGCTCCTGGTCCTGATCATGCAGTTCCGGCCCGAGGGCATCATGGGCAACAAGGAGTTGTCGGACGTGTTCCCGAAACTCAAGAAATACTACACATTCAAATAG
- a CDS encoding branched-chain amino acid ABC transporter permease: MDFIIQNIINALQWGSFYALIALGYTLVYGVLRLINFAHGDIFMVGAYIAFFVAGFLLGPAIGLSPFATFLLAVPLTMFLTACVGVTLERIAYRPLRRKGAHRLYVVITALMCGLILEYSNLAVLGASRLKFPELVQKSVWNLGGVTVTNLKVIVIFAAIAVFIILNFIVTKTKIGMAMRGISYDKFAIPLMGIPIDQIIVFTFILGSGFAGLAGLLFAMSYPVLEPFMGMLIGWKAFIAAVVGGIGDIRGAFYGGFLLGFIEVGVVTVFPSTYRDLFAFTILLIILWMKPTGLFGMPQSTKI; this comes from the coding sequence GTGGACTTCATCATTCAAAATATCATCAACGCCCTGCAGTGGGGCAGCTTCTACGCGCTCATCGCGTTGGGCTACACCCTGGTGTACGGCGTGCTCCGCCTGATCAACTTCGCCCATGGCGACATCTTCATGGTCGGGGCGTACATCGCGTTTTTCGTGGCCGGGTTCCTGCTCGGCCCGGCCATCGGGCTGTCGCCGTTCGCGACTTTCCTGCTCGCCGTGCCGCTGACCATGTTCCTGACCGCCTGCGTGGGCGTGACCCTGGAGCGCATCGCGTACCGGCCGCTCAGGCGCAAGGGGGCGCACCGCCTCTACGTGGTCATCACGGCCCTCATGTGCGGCCTGATCCTCGAGTACTCCAACCTGGCCGTGCTCGGCGCCAGCCGGTTGAAGTTCCCGGAGCTGGTCCAGAAATCCGTCTGGAACCTGGGCGGCGTGACCGTGACCAACCTGAAGGTCATCGTCATCTTCGCGGCCATCGCCGTGTTCATCATCCTCAATTTCATCGTCACCAAGACCAAGATCGGCATGGCCATGCGCGGCATCTCCTACGACAAGTTCGCCATCCCGCTCATGGGCATCCCCATCGACCAGATCATCGTCTTCACCTTCATCCTGGGCTCCGGCTTCGCGGGGTTGGCCGGGCTGCTCTTCGCCATGTCCTACCCGGTGCTTGAGCCGTTCATGGGCATGCTCATCGGCTGGAAGGCGTTCATCGCGGCCGTGGTCGGCGGCATCGGCGACATCCGGGGCGCGTTCTACGGCGGCTTCCTGCTCGGCTTCATCGAGGTCGGCGTGGTCACCGTGTTCCCGTCCACCTACCGGGACCTGTTCGCCTTCACCATCCTGCTGATCATTCTCTGGATGAAACCGACCGGGCTGTTCGGCATGCCGCAGTCCACCAAGATCTAG
- a CDS encoding ABC transporter substrate-binding protein, with product MKLSLHKTGLLALAFVLSFLMIVPAFAADTIKIGFNLPLTGDIPEVGDGSKKAAEMYLKDINDAGGLEVGGKKYMLEFVYMDNESKAESAVNAALKLIEQENVVAIIGPNSSKQAVPAGGTCNDNRCPMITPWSTNPDTTKDRPWVFRAAFLDPFQGPVAADFAASKFGAKTSAVLFDVSNDYSKGLAEIFKAAWEKKGLGPVVAFESHGTKDQDFSAQLTTIIKANPDFIFVPDNYNQVALIVQQARDLGYKGPFMGSDAWGTPDLIKLCGEQCYGNYFSTHYAAAGATGATKVFIDRYEKAYGSTPADYAALTWDSIGLLVQGIQNAGKVDSNPRKERQLIRDGLAAIKSFDGITGKSKFDEQGDPIKCAVVVKISDQGEFVFEQSVCP from the coding sequence ATGAAACTGAGTTTGCACAAGACGGGCCTGCTGGCTCTGGCGTTCGTTCTGAGCTTCCTGATGATCGTCCCGGCCTTCGCCGCCGACACCATCAAAATCGGCTTCAACCTGCCCCTGACGGGCGACATCCCCGAGGTCGGCGACGGCTCCAAGAAGGCCGCCGAGATGTACCTCAAGGACATCAATGACGCTGGCGGCCTCGAGGTCGGCGGCAAGAAGTACATGCTCGAGTTCGTCTACATGGACAACGAGTCCAAGGCCGAATCCGCGGTCAACGCGGCCCTGAAGCTCATCGAGCAGGAGAACGTTGTCGCCATCATCGGCCCCAACTCCTCCAAGCAGGCCGTGCCCGCCGGCGGCACCTGCAACGACAACCGTTGCCCGATGATCACCCCCTGGTCCACCAACCCCGACACCACCAAGGATCGTCCGTGGGTCTTCCGCGCCGCCTTCCTGGATCCGTTCCAGGGCCCGGTCGCCGCTGACTTCGCCGCCTCCAAGTTCGGCGCCAAGACCTCCGCCGTCCTGTTCGACGTGTCCAACGACTACTCCAAGGGCCTGGCCGAGATCTTCAAGGCCGCCTGGGAGAAGAAGGGCCTCGGCCCGGTCGTGGCCTTCGAGTCCCACGGCACCAAGGACCAGGACTTCTCCGCCCAGCTGACCACCATCATCAAGGCCAACCCCGATTTCATCTTCGTGCCCGACAACTACAACCAGGTTGCCCTGATCGTGCAGCAGGCGCGTGACCTCGGCTACAAGGGTCCCTTCATGGGTTCCGACGCCTGGGGCACCCCCGACCTGATCAAGCTCTGCGGTGAGCAGTGCTACGGCAACTACTTCTCCACCCACTACGCCGCTGCCGGCGCCACCGGCGCCACCAAGGTCTTCATCGACCGCTACGAGAAGGCCTACGGCTCCACCCCGGCCGACTACGCGGCCCTGACCTGGGATTCCATCGGCCTGCTCGTTCAGGGCATCCAGAACGCTGGCAAGGTGGACTCCAACCCGCGCAAGGAGCGTCAGCTCATCCGCGACGGCCTGGCCGCCATCAAGTCCTTCGACGGCATCACCGGCAAGTCCAAGTTCGACGAACAGGGCGACCCGATCAAGTGCGCCGTCGTGGTCAAGATCTCCGACCAGGGCGAATTCGTCTTCGAGCAGTCCGTCTGCCCGTAG